In a genomic window of Patagioenas fasciata isolate bPatFas1 chromosome 39, bPatFas1.hap1, whole genome shotgun sequence:
- the FRMD8 gene encoding FERM domain-containing protein 8 isoform X2: MEGEGASGAPGAHAPPALLFLPDGSAVPLALDPPPGPTAGELLRHLQEALRLPPVASEALALWLSSPMLEVQLKPRHRPLRLARQWPELLLRFSTGSAGDIARDEPSLQLRRSVFFPKSRELEVQEEALLRLLAGAAREQLLSGRWALEPPQSLQLGALLCRMDLGPFDPQQHTAEALRPLLPSLLPRARGRSRLGALLRWGSRGPAPEEQLRAAFAETPAGPAPPARLCRDFLRKCHRARGYGCAFFPGAIERPPAGLLGRGGLRPVSVAVGLEGVTITDPREQQVLLSLTYPELCWELVGAVGQDGAAVGQDGAAVGQEPPQLWLEFDGEHEGAPVNRLLRVFSPQAELMSALIECCIELGGAGPAPSPPPGEATPTDEDAPRDEAPPPGDEAPPPGAAPLPPAGAPLRRHQSSGPRRLATIDYVRDGQQLRRVQPPRRSASFFTRGERG; encoded by the exons ATGGAGGGGGAGGGGGCGAGCGGCGCCCCCGGCGCTCACG ccccccccgcgCTGCTGTTCCTGCCGGACGGCTCGGCCGTGCCGCTGGCGCTCGATCCCCCGCCGGGCCCCAcggccggggagctgctgcggcaCCTGCAGGAGGCGCTGCGCCTGCCGCCCGTGGCCAGCGAGGCGCTGGCGCTGTGGCTCAGCTCCCCAATGCTGG AGGTGCAGCTGAAGCCGCGTCACCGTCCCCTGCGCCTGGCCCGGCAGTGGCCGGAGCTGCTGCTGCGCTTCAGCACGGGGAGCGCGGGGGACATCGCCAGGG ACGAGCCGAGTCTGCAGCTGCGCAGGAGCGTGTTCTTCCCCAAGAGCCGCGAGCTGGAG GTGCAGGAGGAGgcgctgctgcggctgctggcGGGGGCTGCGCGGGAGCAGCTCCTCTCGGGGCGCTGGGCGCTGGAGCCGCCCCAGAGCCTCCAGCTGGGGGCGCTGCTGTGCAGGATGGACCTGGGGCCCTTCGACCCCCAGCAGCACACGGCCGAGGCCTTGAg gcCGCTGCTGCCGTCGCTGTTGCCGCGCGCGCGGGGGCGGAGCCGCCTGGGGGCGCTGCTGCGCTGGGGCTCGCGTGGCCCCGCCCCCGAGGAGCAGCTGCGCGCGGCCTTCGCCGAgacccccgccggccccgccccccccgcgcgcCTCTGCCGCGACTTCCTGCGGAAGTGCCACCGCGCGCGCGGCTACGg CTGCGCGTTCTTCCCGGGCGCCATCGAGCGCCCCCCGGCGGGgctgctggggcggggggggctgcgCCCCGTGAGCGTCGCCGTGGGGCTGGAGGGCGTCACCATCACCGACCCCCGGGAGCAG caagTGCTGCTGAGCCTGACGTACCCCGAGCTGTGCTGGGAGCTGGTGGG CGCCGTGGGGCAGGACGGGGCCGCCGTGGGGCAGGACGGGGCCGCCGTGGGGCAGGAGCCCCCCCAGCTCTGGCTGGAGTTCGATGGGGAGCACGAGGGGGCCCCCGTGAACCGGCTGCTCAGGGTCTTCTCCCCACAG GCGGAGCTCATGAGCGCGCTCATCGAGTGCTGCATCGAGCTGGGCggggccggccccgccccctccccgcccccgggTGAGGCCACGCCCACCGACGAGGACGCTCCCCGCGATGAGGCCCCGCCCCCTGGCGatgaggccccgccccccggcgcgGCTCCGCTTCCCCCGGCGGGCGCCCCCTTGCGGCGGCACCAGAGCAGCGGCCCCCGCCGATTGGCCACGATCGACTACGTGCGGGACG ggcagcagctccgCCGGGTGCAGCCCCCCCGCCGCTCGGCCTCGTTCTTCAcccggggggagcggggctga
- the FRMD8 gene encoding FERM domain-containing protein 8 isoform X3, whose translation MEGEGASGAPGAHAPPALLFLPDGSAVPLALDPPPGPTAGELLRHLQEALRLPPVASEALALWLSSPMLEVQLKPRHRPLRLARQWPELLLRFSTGSAGDIARDEPSLQLRRSVFFPKSRELEVQEEALLRLLAGAAREQLLSGRWALEPPQSLQLGALLCRMDLGPFDPQQHTAEALRPLLPSLLPRARGRSRLGALLRWGSRGPAPEEQLRAAFAETPAGPAPPARLCRDFLRKCHRARGYGCAFFPGAIERPPAGLLGRGGLRPVSVAVGLEGVTITDPREQQVLLSLTYPELCWELVGAVGQDGAAVGQEPPQLWLEFDGEHEGAPVNRLLRVFSPQAELMSALIECCIELGGAGPAPSPPPGEATPTDEDAPRDEAPPPGDEAPPPGAAPLPPAGAPLRRHQSSGPRRLATIDYVRDGQQLRRVQPPRRSASFFTRGERG comes from the exons ATGGAGGGGGAGGGGGCGAGCGGCGCCCCCGGCGCTCACG ccccccccgcgCTGCTGTTCCTGCCGGACGGCTCGGCCGTGCCGCTGGCGCTCGATCCCCCGCCGGGCCCCAcggccggggagctgctgcggcaCCTGCAGGAGGCGCTGCGCCTGCCGCCCGTGGCCAGCGAGGCGCTGGCGCTGTGGCTCAGCTCCCCAATGCTGG AGGTGCAGCTGAAGCCGCGTCACCGTCCCCTGCGCCTGGCCCGGCAGTGGCCGGAGCTGCTGCTGCGCTTCAGCACGGGGAGCGCGGGGGACATCGCCAGGG ACGAGCCGAGTCTGCAGCTGCGCAGGAGCGTGTTCTTCCCCAAGAGCCGCGAGCTGGAG GTGCAGGAGGAGgcgctgctgcggctgctggcGGGGGCTGCGCGGGAGCAGCTCCTCTCGGGGCGCTGGGCGCTGGAGCCGCCCCAGAGCCTCCAGCTGGGGGCGCTGCTGTGCAGGATGGACCTGGGGCCCTTCGACCCCCAGCAGCACACGGCCGAGGCCTTGAg gcCGCTGCTGCCGTCGCTGTTGCCGCGCGCGCGGGGGCGGAGCCGCCTGGGGGCGCTGCTGCGCTGGGGCTCGCGTGGCCCCGCCCCCGAGGAGCAGCTGCGCGCGGCCTTCGCCGAgacccccgccggccccgccccccccgcgcgcCTCTGCCGCGACTTCCTGCGGAAGTGCCACCGCGCGCGCGGCTACGg CTGCGCGTTCTTCCCGGGCGCCATCGAGCGCCCCCCGGCGGGgctgctggggcggggggggctgcgCCCCGTGAGCGTCGCCGTGGGGCTGGAGGGCGTCACCATCACCGACCCCCGGGAGCAG caagTGCTGCTGAGCCTGACGTACCCCGAGCTGTGCTGGGAGCTGGTGGG CGCCGTGGGGCAGGACGGGGCCGCCGTGGGGCAGGAGCCCCCCCAGCTCTGGCTGGAGTTCGATGGGGAGCACGAGGGGGCCCCCGTGAACCGGCTGCTCAGGGTCTTCTCCCCACAG GCGGAGCTCATGAGCGCGCTCATCGAGTGCTGCATCGAGCTGGGCggggccggccccgccccctccccgcccccgggTGAGGCCACGCCCACCGACGAGGACGCTCCCCGCGATGAGGCCCCGCCCCCTGGCGatgaggccccgccccccggcgcgGCTCCGCTTCCCCCGGCGGGCGCCCCCTTGCGGCGGCACCAGAGCAGCGGCCCCCGCCGATTGGCCACGATCGACTACGTGCGGGACG ggcagcagctccgCCGGGTGCAGCCCCCCCGCCGCTCGGCCTCGTTCTTCAcccggggggagcggggctga
- the FRMD8 gene encoding FERM domain-containing protein 8 isoform X1: protein MEGEGASGAPGAHAPPALLFLPDGSAVPLALDPPPGPTAGELLRHLQEALRLPPVASEALALWLSSPMLEVQLKPRHRPLRLARQWPELLLRFSTGSAGDIARDEPSLQLRRSVFFPKSRELEVQEEALLRLLAGAAREQLLSGRWALEPPQSLQLGALLCRMDLGPFDPQQHTAEALRPLLPSLLPRARGRSRLGALLRWGSRGPAPEEQLRAAFAETPAGPAPPARLCRDFLRKCHRARGYGCAFFPGAIERPPAGLLGRGGLRPVSVAVGLEGVTITDPREQQVLLSLTYPELCWELVGAVGQDGAAVGPDGAAVGQDGAAVGQDGAAVGQEPPQLWLEFDGEHEGAPVNRLLRVFSPQAELMSALIECCIELGGAGPAPSPPPGEATPTDEDAPRDEAPPPGDEAPPPGAAPLPPAGAPLRRHQSSGPRRLATIDYVRDGQQLRRVQPPRRSASFFTRGERG from the exons ATGGAGGGGGAGGGGGCGAGCGGCGCCCCCGGCGCTCACG ccccccccgcgCTGCTGTTCCTGCCGGACGGCTCGGCCGTGCCGCTGGCGCTCGATCCCCCGCCGGGCCCCAcggccggggagctgctgcggcaCCTGCAGGAGGCGCTGCGCCTGCCGCCCGTGGCCAGCGAGGCGCTGGCGCTGTGGCTCAGCTCCCCAATGCTGG AGGTGCAGCTGAAGCCGCGTCACCGTCCCCTGCGCCTGGCCCGGCAGTGGCCGGAGCTGCTGCTGCGCTTCAGCACGGGGAGCGCGGGGGACATCGCCAGGG ACGAGCCGAGTCTGCAGCTGCGCAGGAGCGTGTTCTTCCCCAAGAGCCGCGAGCTGGAG GTGCAGGAGGAGgcgctgctgcggctgctggcGGGGGCTGCGCGGGAGCAGCTCCTCTCGGGGCGCTGGGCGCTGGAGCCGCCCCAGAGCCTCCAGCTGGGGGCGCTGCTGTGCAGGATGGACCTGGGGCCCTTCGACCCCCAGCAGCACACGGCCGAGGCCTTGAg gcCGCTGCTGCCGTCGCTGTTGCCGCGCGCGCGGGGGCGGAGCCGCCTGGGGGCGCTGCTGCGCTGGGGCTCGCGTGGCCCCGCCCCCGAGGAGCAGCTGCGCGCGGCCTTCGCCGAgacccccgccggccccgccccccccgcgcgcCTCTGCCGCGACTTCCTGCGGAAGTGCCACCGCGCGCGCGGCTACGg CTGCGCGTTCTTCCCGGGCGCCATCGAGCGCCCCCCGGCGGGgctgctggggcggggggggctgcgCCCCGTGAGCGTCGCCGTGGGGCTGGAGGGCGTCACCATCACCGACCCCCGGGAGCAG caagTGCTGCTGAGCCTGACGTACCCCGAGCTGTGCTGGGAGCTGGTGGGCGCCGTGGGGCAGGACGGGGCCGCCGTGGGGCCGGACGGGGCCGCCGTGGGGCAGGACGGGGCCGCCGTGGGGCAGGACGGGGCCGCCGTGGGGCAGGAGCCCCCCCAGCTCTGGCTGGAGTTCGATGGGGAGCACGAGGGGGCCCCCGTGAACCGGCTGCTCAGGGTCTTCTCCCCACAG GCGGAGCTCATGAGCGCGCTCATCGAGTGCTGCATCGAGCTGGGCggggccggccccgccccctccccgcccccgggTGAGGCCACGCCCACCGACGAGGACGCTCCCCGCGATGAGGCCCCGCCCCCTGGCGatgaggccccgccccccggcgcgGCTCCGCTTCCCCCGGCGGGCGCCCCCTTGCGGCGGCACCAGAGCAGCGGCCCCCGCCGATTGGCCACGATCGACTACGTGCGGGACG ggcagcagctccgCCGGGTGCAGCCCCCCCGCCGCTCGGCCTCGTTCTTCAcccggggggagcggggctga